From the Opitutaceae bacterium genome, one window contains:
- the rpmI gene encoding 50S ribosomal protein L35 translates to MQKTKKSVAKRFKLTAKGKLVRRTPGFRHLLASKSTKQKRRASKDKLVAEGHAEPLLRCLPFGL, encoded by the coding sequence ATGCAAAAGACCAAAAAGTCCGTTGCCAAACGCTTCAAGCTGACCGCCAAGGGCAAGCTGGTGCGCCGCACGCCGGGCTTCCGTCATCTCCTGGCCTCGAAGAGCACGAAGCAGAAGCGTCGTGCCTCGAAGGACAAGCTGGTGGCGGAAGGCCATGCCGAGCCGCTGCTCCGCTGCCTCCCGTTCGGCCTGTAA
- the rplT gene encoding 50S ribosomal protein L20, with protein sequence MPRATNAPASRKRRKKVLKYAKGYFGNKSKLFRYAKEAVQHAWQYAYAHRRKKKGDFRSLWIVRLNAACRNAGISYSRFIEGLKAANIVLDRKVLSDLAIRDEAAFAGLVKQAQDALAQKSKK encoded by the coding sequence ATGCCTCGTGCCACAAATGCTCCCGCGTCGCGCAAGCGCCGCAAGAAAGTGCTGAAGTATGCCAAGGGCTACTTCGGCAACAAGTCGAAGCTGTTCCGCTATGCAAAAGAAGCGGTGCAGCACGCCTGGCAGTACGCCTACGCGCACCGCCGTAAAAAGAAGGGCGATTTCCGCTCCCTCTGGATCGTCCGCCTGAACGCTGCCTGCCGCAATGCCGGTATCAGCTACAGCCGGTTCATCGAAGGCCTGAAGGCCGCCAACATCGTTCTTGATCGCAAGGTCCTTTCCGACCTCGCCATCCGCGATGAGGCCGCCTTCGCCGGGCTCGTCAAGCAGGCACAGGACGCGCTCGCCCAGAAGAGCAAGAAGTAA
- the pheS gene encoding phenylalanine--tRNA ligase subunit alpha: MQESLTAIVAKAAAEIPQLRSRPEFEAAKARFVGPNGELTAVMKQMGAVPKEQRPAMGKLVNEAKGQVQALLDDALKAIETAELRASLGTSIDPTLPSPDLGAGSLHPLTQVREEMCRILAKVGFSVVEGPEVETEYYCFDALNTPADHPARDAQDTFYLPGTAKFANVSKKTAGERYLLRTHTSSVQIRTMLKGKPPIRIVSPGRVYRRDTTDATHSANFHQLECLYVDKNVTVRDLKALLDYIFASLLGKETRTRFRPHYFGYTEPSFEVDLSAKHLPKVNKEWIEIGGCGMVDPTVFSEVGYDPDVWSGYAFGMGLERLAMLLYGIDDIRYFYQNDVRFLRQFQG; the protein is encoded by the coding sequence ATGCAAGAATCGCTCACCGCAATCGTCGCAAAGGCAGCCGCCGAGATTCCCCAGCTGCGTTCCAGGCCCGAGTTCGAGGCCGCCAAAGCACGCTTTGTGGGACCCAACGGCGAGTTGACGGCTGTCATGAAGCAAATGGGAGCCGTGCCCAAGGAGCAGCGGCCCGCCATGGGCAAACTCGTGAATGAGGCGAAGGGGCAGGTGCAGGCACTGCTCGACGACGCGCTCAAGGCAATCGAGACAGCCGAACTTCGGGCGAGCCTGGGGACGTCGATCGATCCCACGCTGCCTTCACCGGACCTCGGCGCGGGCTCTCTGCATCCCCTCACGCAGGTCCGCGAGGAGATGTGCCGTATCCTCGCCAAAGTGGGGTTTTCGGTCGTGGAAGGCCCGGAGGTGGAAACCGAATACTACTGCTTCGACGCCCTCAACACGCCTGCGGATCATCCCGCCCGCGATGCGCAGGATACCTTCTATCTCCCGGGGACAGCCAAATTCGCCAACGTTTCCAAGAAGACAGCTGGAGAGCGATACCTGCTTCGGACCCACACCTCGTCAGTCCAGATTCGCACCATGCTGAAGGGCAAGCCTCCCATTCGCATCGTGTCTCCCGGCCGCGTCTATCGTCGCGATACCACGGACGCCACGCACTCCGCAAACTTTCACCAACTCGAGTGCCTCTACGTCGACAAGAACGTCACGGTGCGCGACCTCAAGGCACTGCTCGACTATATCTTCGCGTCCCTACTCGGAAAAGAGACGCGGACTCGCTTCCGTCCCCATTACTTCGGCTACACGGAGCCAAGTTTCGAAGTAGACCTGTCCGCCAAACACCTCCCCAAGGTCAACAAGGAATGGATCGAGATCGGTGGCTGTGGAATGGTCGATCCCACCGTTTTTTCCGAAGTGGGTTATGACCCGGACGTCTGGAGCGGCTATGCCTTCGGCATGGGGCTGGAGCGCCTCGCCATGCTCCTCTACGGGATCGATGACATCCGCTACTTCTACCAGAACGACGTGCGCTTCCTCAGGCAGTTCCAAGGCTGA